The Vicia villosa cultivar HV-30 ecotype Madison, WI unplaced genomic scaffold, Vvil1.0 ctg.003425F_1_1, whole genome shotgun sequence genome window below encodes:
- the LOC131640962 gene encoding uncharacterized protein LOC131640962, protein MRNVRTKWETKGTHPRWIGEEIFPKLIDHWNSDKFKEISKQAKKNRASEVGGCNYTAGSISVAEVARRMREELGRTPLLNELHMETHLKRNGEFVYERAKITQENFDRELSIKLSEHPEIPEPPPGYPVDLTIDFQTWYKVSGGKKKNGRMYCTGGYSKSIKRRSRDFKMRYADGEGSSPPPILTTEMLEIVRNLANTEAAQQVAARNLEIEEMKRKQLEMQEEMQRRGRELREEMRRQAQEYQEAMWIANEQAQRFDHFFASQNTGGGFGGTSGYGGVVEEGEEQDEENN, encoded by the exons ATGAGGAATGTTAGAACTAAATGGGAAACAAAAGGGACACATCCACGTTGGATAGGAGAAGAAATATTCCCAAAGCTTATTGAtcattggaattctgataaatTCAAGGAAATATCTAAGCaggcaaagaaaaatagagcatCTGAAGTTGGTGGCTGCAACTACACAGCAGGAAGTATTAGTGTGGCTGAAGTTGCGCGAAGGATG cgTGAAGAATTAGGTAGAACTCCACTTCTTAATGAGCTCCACATGGAGACTCATCTTAAGAGAAATGGAGAGTTTGTTTACGAACGCGCAAAAATCACTCAA gagaatTTTGATAGAGAACTTTCCATAAAATTGTCAGAGCATCCCGAAATACCTGAACCACCACCGGGGTATCCTGTTGACCTTACTATTGATTTTCAGACTTGGTATAAGGTTTCAGgtggaaagaagaaaaatgggaGAATGTATTGTACTGGAGGGTATTCCAAAAGTATTAAGCGGCGTAGTAGGGATTTCAAAATGAGATATGCTGATGGAGAAGGATCATCTCCTCCACCTATATTAACCACCGAAATGCTTGAAATTGTGAGAAACTTGGCGAATACTGAGGCAGCACAACAAGTAGCAGCaagaaatttggaaattgaagagatgaagagaAAACAATTAGAGATGCAAGAAGAAAtgcaaagaagaggaagagaattaCGGGAAGAAATGAGGAGGCAGGCACAAGAGTATCAAGAAGCAATGTGGATTGCAAACGAGCAGGCACAAAGGTTTGATCATTTTTTTGCTTCACAAAATACCGGTGGTGGATTTGGAGGAACTAGTGGATATGGAGGAGTTGTTGAAGAAGGAGAGGAACAAGATGAAGAGAAtaattaa